One Vibrio campbellii CAIM 519 = NBRC 15631 = ATCC 25920 genomic window carries:
- the prfA gene encoding peptide chain release factor 1 — MKASILTKLETLVERYEEVQHLLGDPDVIGNQDKFRALSKEYSQLEEVTKCFQAYQQAQDDLAAAEDMANEDDEEMREMAQEEIKEAKEAIERLTDELQILLLPKDPNDDRNCFLEIRAGAGGDEAGIFAGDLFRMYSKYAEKRGWRIEVMSSSEAEHGGYKEMIAKVSGDGAYGVLKFESGGHRVQRVPATESQGRVHTSACTVAVMAEIPEADLPEIKAADLKIDTFRASGAGGQHVNTTDSAIRITHLPTGTVVECQDERSQHKNKAKAMAVLAARIVQAEEERRAAEVSDTRRNLLGSGDRSDRIRTYNYPQGRVSDHRINLTIYRLNEVMEGDLQSLIDPVVQEHQADQLAALAENG, encoded by the coding sequence ATGAAAGCCTCTATTCTGACTAAGCTAGAAACGCTAGTAGAACGTTACGAAGAAGTTCAACATCTTCTTGGTGATCCTGATGTAATTGGAAATCAGGATAAATTCCGCGCTCTATCAAAAGAGTACTCTCAGCTAGAAGAAGTTACTAAGTGCTTCCAAGCGTATCAACAAGCGCAAGACGATCTTGCGGCTGCTGAAGATATGGCGAACGAAGACGACGAAGAAATGCGTGAAATGGCGCAGGAAGAAATCAAAGAAGCAAAAGAAGCGATCGAGCGTCTGACTGATGAGCTACAAATTCTTCTTCTTCCGAAAGATCCAAACGATGATCGTAACTGTTTCCTAGAAATCCGTGCAGGTGCGGGTGGTGATGAAGCAGGTATCTTCGCTGGTGACCTGTTCCGTATGTACAGCAAATACGCAGAAAAGCGTGGCTGGCGTATCGAAGTCATGTCTTCAAGCGAAGCAGAACACGGCGGCTACAAAGAGATGATCGCGAAAGTGAGCGGCGACGGTGCATACGGCGTGCTGAAGTTTGAGTCAGGCGGTCACCGTGTACAACGTGTACCAGCTACAGAATCTCAAGGTCGTGTTCATACTTCTGCGTGTACCGTAGCGGTTATGGCGGAAATCCCAGAAGCGGATCTGCCAGAAATCAAAGCAGCAGACCTGAAAATCGATACATTCCGTGCATCTGGCGCGGGTGGTCAGCACGTTAACACCACTGACTCGGCAATACGTATTACCCACTTACCAACTGGTACAGTAGTAGAGTGTCAGGACGAGCGTTCACAGCATAAGAACAAAGCGAAAGCGATGGCAGTACTTGCTGCGCGTATCGTTCAAGCGGAAGAAGAGCGCCGTGCGGCAGAAGTGTCTGACACACGCCGTAACCTACTAGGTTCTGGTGACCGTAGTGACCGTATCCGTACTTACAACTACCCACAAGGTCGTGTTTCTGACCACCGTATCAACCTAACCATCTACCGTTTGAATGAAGTGATGGAAGGTGACCTACAAAGCTTGATCGACCCAGTTGTTCAAGAGCACCAAGCAGACCAACTAGCGGCGCTAGCTGAGAACGGCTAA
- the prmC gene encoding peptide chain release factor N(5)-glutamine methyltransferase has translation MSQVQSIEQALKSATAILTEGGKESPSLDAAVLLCHVLGKPRTYLLTWPEKALEEEQQAQFDDLLARRIAGEPVAYIIGEREFWSLPLTVSPSTLIPRPDTERLVEVALDKTYEQTGPILDLGTGTGAIALALASEMPKRQVMGVDLKQEAKELAEYNASQLNIKNVTFDQGSWFEPIVSGTKFALIVSNPPYIDEQDPHLSQGDVRFEPKSALVADENGLADIRHISDLARQYLEEGGWLAFEHGYDQGDAVREIMTNFGYEQVVTEKDYGGNDRVTLGCYKPQ, from the coding sequence ATGAGCCAAGTTCAATCTATTGAGCAAGCACTGAAAAGTGCGACGGCAATTCTGACAGAAGGCGGCAAAGAGTCGCCTTCTCTCGATGCAGCTGTCCTTCTTTGCCATGTCCTTGGCAAACCACGAACCTACCTACTGACCTGGCCAGAAAAAGCATTAGAAGAAGAGCAACAAGCTCAGTTCGATGACCTTTTAGCGCGACGTATTGCTGGTGAGCCTGTAGCTTACATCATCGGAGAGCGCGAGTTTTGGTCGCTGCCACTGACAGTCTCTCCATCCACGCTGATCCCAAGACCAGACACTGAACGTTTGGTTGAAGTCGCATTGGATAAAACTTACGAGCAGACTGGACCAATTCTTGACTTGGGTACTGGCACAGGGGCGATTGCGTTAGCGCTCGCGTCTGAGATGCCGAAACGCCAAGTGATGGGCGTTGACTTAAAGCAAGAAGCAAAAGAGCTTGCTGAGTACAACGCGTCGCAGTTAAACATCAAAAATGTGACGTTTGATCAAGGTAGCTGGTTCGAACCTATTGTCAGCGGAACAAAGTTTGCTTTAATTGTCTCCAACCCACCGTATATCGACGAACAAGATCCGCATCTCTCTCAAGGTGATGTGCGATTTGAGCCAAAATCTGCGCTGGTCGCTGATGAAAATGGTTTGGCAGATATTCGCCATATCTCTGATCTTGCACGTCAATATCTGGAAGAGGGGGGGTGGCTCGCATTTGAACATGGTTATGATCAAGGCGACGCCGTTCGTGAGATCATGACGAACTTTGGTTATGAGCAAGTCGTCACGGAAAAAGACTATGGTGGTAATGACCGAGTGACGCTCGGTTGTTACAAGCCTCAATAA
- a CDS encoding SirB2 family protein has protein sequence MYVALKHIHLVTIALSATLLSIRFALLMMDSPKRNKRFLKVFPHIVDTALLLSGIGLIMVTGFIPFTDAAPWLTNKITCVLAYIALGFFALKMAKNKLLRIFAFFGALGWLVMAANIAVSKNPNLFG, from the coding sequence ATGTACGTAGCTCTAAAACACATTCACTTAGTAACGATCGCATTGAGCGCGACGCTACTATCGATCCGATTCGCGTTGTTGATGATGGACTCTCCAAAACGCAACAAACGCTTCTTGAAAGTTTTCCCACACATTGTTGATACGGCGCTATTGCTGTCAGGTATCGGCCTAATCATGGTGACTGGTTTCATTCCGTTTACGGATGCTGCGCCTTGGCTAACCAACAAGATTACATGTGTGCTTGCGTACATCGCTCTTGGTTTCTTCGCTTTGAAAATGGCGAAAAACAAGCTGCTGAGAATTTTTGCCTTCTTTGGCGCTCTAGGCTGGTTAGTCATGGCCGCTAATATTGCCGTATCTAAAAATCCAAACCTATTTGGGTAA
- a CDS encoding SirB1 family protein, with amino-acid sequence MLEFFDEDFDNMALVEGALELNHSINPDTNVHWAKLELERLYEEAEAILVHETDEEQRFDSFLRLFFYEWGFKGDEQEYFISDNSFIDKVLERKKGIPVSLGAILLYLGNRLGFPMKGVTFPTQFLIKVDWMHKTPDYINPFNGEYVGEKILQAWLIGQEGPLATLKPEHFEEADNPTVIGRWLALIKSAMLREERYTLALRCTNLALTFVPDDPYEIRDRGFIFQQLECHQVAVSDFQYFIDQCPDDPASELLKSQVNAMSEKHVTLH; translated from the coding sequence ATGCTTGAGTTTTTTGACGAAGATTTTGACAACATGGCGTTGGTGGAAGGCGCGTTAGAACTGAACCATTCCATCAACCCAGACACTAATGTGCATTGGGCAAAACTTGAACTAGAACGTCTCTACGAAGAGGCCGAAGCGATTCTGGTTCATGAGACGGACGAAGAGCAGCGTTTTGACTCTTTCTTGCGCCTATTCTTTTACGAATGGGGCTTTAAAGGCGATGAACAAGAATACTTTATCTCTGACAACAGCTTTATCGACAAGGTGTTGGAGCGTAAAAAAGGCATTCCGGTAAGCCTTGGTGCCATCTTGCTTTACTTGGGCAACCGTCTTGGCTTCCCGATGAAAGGGGTGACATTCCCGACTCAGTTTTTGATCAAAGTGGATTGGATGCACAAAACACCAGACTACATTAACCCGTTTAACGGTGAGTATGTTGGTGAGAAAATCCTTCAAGCTTGGTTGATTGGTCAAGAAGGCCCATTGGCAACATTGAAGCCTGAACACTTTGAAGAAGCGGACAACCCGACAGTGATTGGTCGTTGGCTCGCGTTAATTAAAAGCGCGATGCTACGTGAAGAGCGTTACACACTGGCACTGCGATGCACCAATCTCGCACTGACTTTCGTACCGGATGACCCATACGAGATTCGTGACCGTGGTTTCATCTTCCAGCAGTTAGAGTGTCATCAGGTGGCGGTTTCAGATTTTCAGTACTTTATTGACCAATGCCCAGACGATCCGGCATCAGAACTACTAAAATCACAAGTTAACGCCATGAGCGAAAAGCACGTTACGCTTCACTAA
- the kdsA gene encoding 3-deoxy-8-phosphooctulonate synthase — MEQKIVNIGDIQVANDKPFTLFAGMNVLESRDLAMQICEHYVKVTDKLGIPYVFKASFDKANRSSVHSYRGPGLEEGMKIFQELKDTFGVKIITDVHTEAQAQPVADVVDVIQLPAFLARQTDLVEAMAKTGAVINVKKPQFMSPGQVGNIVEKFAECGNENIILCERGSCMGYDNLVVDMLGFGVMKNASKGSPIIFDVTHSLQMRDPSGAASGGRREQTVELAKAGLATGIAGLFIEAHPNPDQARCDGPSALPLDKLEPFLAQMKSLDDLIKSFADIDIE; from the coding sequence ATGGAACAGAAAATCGTTAATATTGGCGACATTCAGGTTGCTAACGACAAGCCATTCACCCTATTTGCAGGTATGAACGTTCTTGAGTCTCGTGATCTTGCTATGCAGATCTGTGAGCACTACGTAAAAGTGACGGACAAGCTTGGCATCCCTTACGTATTCAAGGCGTCGTTCGACAAAGCAAACCGCAGTTCTGTTCACTCATACCGTGGCCCTGGCCTGGAAGAAGGCATGAAAATCTTCCAAGAGCTGAAGGATACATTCGGTGTGAAGATCATCACTGACGTTCACACTGAAGCACAAGCTCAACCAGTCGCTGACGTCGTTGACGTTATCCAGCTTCCTGCATTCCTAGCTCGTCAAACTGACCTTGTAGAAGCGATGGCGAAAACAGGTGCGGTTATCAACGTGAAGAAACCTCAGTTCATGAGCCCTGGCCAAGTAGGTAACATCGTTGAGAAGTTTGCAGAGTGTGGTAACGAAAACATCATCCTTTGTGAGCGCGGCTCGTGTATGGGTTACGACAACCTAGTTGTAGACATGCTTGGCTTTGGTGTGATGAAAAACGCATCGAAAGGCAGCCCAATCATCTTTGACGTAACGCACTCACTACAAATGCGTGACCCATCAGGCGCGGCATCTGGCGGTCGTCGTGAGCAGACTGTTGAGCTTGCAAAAGCTGGCTTAGCAACAGGTATTGCAGGTCTGTTTATTGAAGCGCACCCGAACCCAGATCAAGCACGTTGTGATGGCCCATCTGCACTGCCTCTAGACAAACTAGAACCGTTCCTAGCGCAAATGAAATCGCTAGACGATCTAATCAAGAGCTTTGCAGACATCGATATCGAATAA
- the ushA gene encoding bifunctional UDP-sugar hydrolase/5'-nucleotidase UshA — MKQRLIVKTALSAAILATLAGCATQPAHEWNEDTTYKLTVLHTNDHHGRFWQNKYGEYGMAARKTLIDELRAEIQAEGGSVLLLSGGDINTGVPESDLQDAEPDFKGMSKIGYDAMALGNHEFDNPLDVLFKQQEWANFPMLSANIYDKETGERLFQPYAMFNKQGIKIAVIGLTTEDTAKLGNPEYIGEVDFRDPKEEAKKLIAELKQTEKPDLIFAVTHMGHYENGNRGVNAPGDVALARYLNEGDLDMIVGGHSQEPVCMEGPNVIKKNFKPGDECKPDEQNGTYIVQAYEWGKFVGRADYEFRNGELSMVSYDLIPVNLKKKIKVNGESQRVLVQDEIAQDSAMLDFLRPYQEKGQGQLSVKIAESNGKLEGDRNVVRFQQTNLGRLIATAHMERAKADFAVMNSGGVRDSIEAGDITYKDVLTVQPFGNMVSYIDMSGKEVLDYLNVVATKPVDSGAYAQFAGISMTVENGKVSNVFIGDKQLRLDGQYRFTVPSYNASGGDGYPKVNTHPGYVNTGFTDAEVLKEFLESHSPIDVNEYAPSGDIVYK, encoded by the coding sequence ATGAAGCAACGCCTGATTGTAAAAACCGCTTTGAGCGCGGCGATTCTGGCAACTCTTGCCGGATGTGCAACGCAACCAGCACATGAATGGAATGAAGATACAACTTACAAACTGACCGTACTGCACACCAACGACCACCATGGTCGTTTTTGGCAAAACAAGTACGGTGAGTACGGCATGGCGGCACGTAAGACGCTGATTGATGAACTGCGTGCAGAGATTCAAGCCGAAGGCGGTAGCGTGCTTCTACTATCAGGTGGTGATATCAACACAGGTGTGCCTGAGTCTGACCTGCAAGATGCGGAACCAGATTTCAAAGGCATGAGCAAAATTGGTTACGACGCGATGGCGTTGGGTAACCATGAGTTCGATAACCCACTTGACGTGCTATTCAAGCAGCAAGAGTGGGCAAACTTCCCAATGCTGTCTGCCAACATTTACGACAAAGAAACCGGCGAGCGTCTGTTCCAACCTTATGCCATGTTCAACAAGCAGGGCATTAAGATTGCTGTGATTGGCCTCACGACAGAAGACACGGCAAAACTGGGTAATCCAGAGTACATCGGCGAGGTTGATTTCCGCGACCCGAAAGAAGAAGCGAAAAAGCTGATTGCTGAACTAAAGCAAACTGAAAAGCCAGACCTTATCTTTGCAGTGACACACATGGGTCACTACGAAAACGGCAACCGTGGTGTGAATGCGCCTGGTGATGTGGCCTTGGCTCGCTACCTAAACGAGGGTGACTTGGACATGATTGTGGGTGGCCACTCACAAGAGCCTGTATGTATGGAAGGCCCTAACGTCATTAAGAAGAACTTTAAGCCGGGTGACGAATGTAAGCCAGATGAGCAAAACGGCACTTACATTGTGCAAGCGTACGAGTGGGGTAAGTTCGTTGGTCGTGCTGATTACGAGTTCCGCAACGGCGAACTATCGATGGTGAGCTACGATCTTATTCCGGTTAACTTGAAAAAGAAAATCAAAGTGAACGGCGAGTCTCAACGTGTATTGGTTCAAGATGAAATTGCACAAGACTCGGCAATGCTGGATTTCCTTCGTCCTTACCAAGAAAAAGGTCAGGGCCAGTTGTCTGTGAAAATTGCTGAATCTAACGGCAAGCTGGAAGGTGACCGCAACGTTGTTCGTTTCCAACAAACCAACCTTGGTCGTTTGATTGCAACTGCCCACATGGAGCGTGCTAAAGCGGACTTCGCTGTGATGAACTCGGGCGGTGTGCGTGATTCGATTGAAGCAGGCGATATCACCTACAAAGACGTGCTGACGGTTCAGCCATTTGGCAACATGGTGTCTTACATCGATATGTCGGGTAAAGAAGTTCTTGATTACTTAAACGTGGTGGCGACAAAACCCGTTGATTCAGGTGCTTACGCTCAGTTTGCTGGTATCTCAATGACGGTAGAAAACGGCAAAGTATCCAATGTCTTTATTGGTGATAAACAGCTTCGCCTAGATGGTCAATACCGCTTTACCGTACCAAGCTACAACGCGTCAGGTGGTGATGGTTACCCGAAAGTGAATACTCATCCGGGTTACGTCAACACGGGCTTTACGGATGCAGAGGTACTGAAAGAGTTCTTGGAATCACACAGTCCAATTGATGTAAATGAGTACGCGCCTTCTGGTGACATCGTTTACAAGTAA
- the ybaK gene encoding Cys-tRNA(Pro) deacylase: protein MTPAINLAKKKKVTHTIHQYEHDPRADSYGLEAAEVLGQDPKTVFKTLLFCLNGEPKNLAVAIIPVDQKLNLKLAAKAAKGKKADMADPEIAQKTTGYVVGGISPLGQKKALPTFLHESATEQDTICVSAGKRGLEIELAPKDLLSLTRGQFAPLCL from the coding sequence ATGACTCCGGCCATTAATCTTGCGAAAAAGAAAAAAGTTACACACACCATTCACCAATACGAGCACGATCCAAGAGCAGACAGCTATGGATTAGAAGCGGCTGAGGTATTGGGACAAGATCCAAAGACAGTATTTAAAACCTTGTTGTTCTGTTTGAACGGCGAACCAAAGAACCTTGCGGTTGCGATTATCCCGGTTGATCAAAAGCTGAACCTAAAACTGGCGGCGAAAGCAGCAAAGGGCAAAAAGGCCGATATGGCCGATCCCGAAATCGCGCAAAAGACCACAGGATATGTTGTTGGTGGGATTAGCCCACTGGGACAGAAGAAAGCGCTGCCGACTTTTTTGCACGAAAGCGCAACAGAGCAAGACACAATTTGTGTAAGTGCAGGTAAGCGTGGTTTAGAAATCGAGTTAGCACCGAAAGATTTATTGAGCTTAACTCGTGGTCAGTTTGCCCCTCTTTGTCTCTAA
- the rluF gene encoding 23S rRNA pseudouridine(2604) synthase RluF yields MSQDNAKRLNKYISETGFCSRREADRLIEQGRVTINGQQPEMGTKVLPGDDVCVDGKPVAAKEKPIYIALNKPTGITCTTERDIPGNIVDFIGHKKRIFPIGRLDKPSDGLIFLTNDGDIVNKILRAGNNHEKEYVVRVDKPITGEFLKQMSSGVKILDTVTLPCKVEKETKFSFRIVLTQGLNRQIRRMCEALGYEVFKLRRVRIMNISLDGIPNGKWRYLSDDEVAEILAMCEGSVGTEEASKTDSRGRNIRKATDAKLYDSREENQGSTARRNQKTRTFRGNNADEFRHAPNSKKGQQRRQRDDEGGRPAKEHYKAKPQGERSRPQGEHGKSHRKPDASSNTHSANKPQSPSKPKQHYMNPNAAKPSKPAKRTGGTLSLKK; encoded by the coding sequence ATGTCACAAGACAACGCAAAACGCTTAAACAAATACATCAGCGAAACGGGCTTTTGCTCACGTCGTGAAGCAGACCGTCTTATTGAGCAAGGCCGTGTCACTATTAATGGTCAACAACCAGAGATGGGCACAAAAGTACTGCCAGGCGATGATGTGTGCGTGGATGGCAAACCTGTTGCAGCGAAAGAAAAACCAATTTACATCGCGTTGAACAAACCAACCGGTATCACTTGTACTACTGAGCGTGATATTCCGGGCAACATCGTTGATTTCATCGGCCACAAAAAGCGCATCTTCCCTATCGGTCGTCTGGATAAACCTTCCGATGGTTTGATCTTCCTTACTAACGATGGCGACATCGTAAACAAGATTCTGCGTGCGGGTAACAACCACGAGAAAGAATACGTAGTGCGTGTTGATAAGCCAATCACCGGTGAATTCCTCAAGCAGATGTCGAGCGGCGTGAAGATCCTCGACACAGTAACTCTGCCTTGTAAAGTAGAGAAAGAAACCAAATTCTCTTTCCGTATCGTACTGACTCAAGGTTTGAACCGTCAGATCCGTCGTATGTGTGAAGCGCTAGGCTATGAAGTATTCAAGCTGCGTCGCGTACGTATTATGAACATCTCACTTGATGGCATTCCTAACGGTAAATGGCGTTACCTGAGTGACGACGAAGTGGCAGAGATCCTAGCAATGTGCGAAGGCTCTGTGGGCACAGAAGAAGCATCGAAAACAGATTCTAGAGGCCGCAACATTCGTAAAGCGACCGACGCGAAGCTGTACGATAGCCGTGAAGAGAACCAAGGTTCAACGGCGCGCCGCAACCAAAAAACACGCACGTTCCGTGGTAACAACGCGGATGAGTTCCGTCATGCCCCGAACTCGAAAAAAGGCCAACAGCGCCGTCAGCGTGATGATGAAGGCGGACGTCCAGCAAAAGAACATTACAAAGCGAAACCACAAGGTGAACGCAGCAGACCGCAAGGCGAGCATGGTAAATCGCATCGTAAACCAGATGCATCAAGCAATACGCACTCAGCAAACAAACCTCAATCACCGAGTAAGCCGAAGCAGCATTACATGAACCCAAATGCTGCGAAGCCAAGCAAACCAGCTAAACGCACTGGTGGTACATTGAGTCTGAAGAAGTAA
- the smrA gene encoding DNA endonuclease SmrA, protein MSQDDDFDLFQQMMGDVKPIDQDTAEHKKVHQVTDAQLAKREAAIWLTEDDPEYLSIDHAEMLKPDDFIEFKRDGVQDGVYRKLRLGKYPIQARLDLHRKTLKEARDEVVKFLKQCIEMDIRTVVIVHGRGERSNPPALMKSFVASWLQQIREVQCVHSAQRFHGGSGAVYVLLRKSAEKKMETRERHQKRLG, encoded by the coding sequence ATGTCTCAAGACGACGATTTTGATCTGTTCCAACAGATGATGGGCGATGTAAAGCCTATCGACCAAGACACTGCCGAGCATAAAAAAGTGCACCAAGTGACGGATGCTCAACTGGCGAAACGCGAAGCTGCAATTTGGCTTACGGAAGATGATCCAGAATACTTATCAATTGACCATGCAGAAATGCTCAAACCCGATGACTTTATCGAGTTCAAACGCGATGGTGTACAAGATGGCGTATACCGCAAGCTGCGCCTTGGTAAGTACCCGATTCAAGCTCGACTTGATCTGCACCGTAAGACGCTAAAAGAAGCGCGCGACGAAGTCGTTAAATTCCTCAAGCAATGTATCGAGATGGACATCCGAACGGTCGTCATCGTGCATGGTCGTGGTGAACGTTCAAATCCACCAGCACTAATGAAGAGTTTTGTCGCGAGTTGGCTACAACAAATCCGAGAAGTGCAATGTGTTCACAGTGCACAACGATTCCACGGTGGCAGCGGTGCTGTGTACGTTCTATTAAGAAAGAGTGCTGAAAAGAAAATGGAGACGCGTGAACGTCATCAAAAACGTTTAGGCTAA
- a CDS encoding DUF3149 domain-containing protein — protein sequence MDFWLDLLFGNAVGLSSMIVIFGAISLMLFYGGFFVYKVMNDKSPH from the coding sequence ATGGACTTTTGGCTTGATCTCCTATTTGGTAATGCGGTGGGACTATCGTCAATGATTGTAATCTTTGGAGCAATTAGTCTAATGCTGTTTTACGGCGGTTTCTTCGTGTACAAGGTTATGAACGACAAATCTCCTCACTAG
- a CDS encoding TraB/GumN family protein, translated as MFRLLSVMSSLIVFFTSYSVQAEPQHWLAKKGDMEYMIIGSVHVGDKTMYPLPKAVTQFLKNSDGLIIEADVRNTEGVTYPKTAFLAKDVLDRTQRKHLAEIANDLGLQEVQLLNAPPWSAALTIQLMLVNKLGYASDQGVDMHLINLADKQQVPVRPLESVQFQLDLIAGQKDGGKEFLLSSIEEYDGGDKLVQCLIDSWKSGDGRTLEEASMSEQSSDEFNQAFLYDRNRDWAEKLDSGRMLPKKSGQYTIVVGSLHLVGKDNLVELLEERGFTVEPLGNTHKAHCDI; from the coding sequence ATGTTTCGACTCTTGTCCGTGATGTCATCTCTGATCGTCTTTTTTACTTCTTATTCAGTTCAAGCCGAGCCACAGCATTGGCTCGCAAAGAAAGGCGATATGGAATACATGATTATTGGCTCCGTCCATGTGGGTGACAAAACCATGTATCCATTGCCAAAAGCCGTCACTCAGTTTCTCAAAAATAGCGATGGCTTAATCATCGAAGCAGATGTTCGCAACACCGAAGGCGTGACCTACCCAAAAACAGCATTTCTGGCCAAAGATGTTTTAGATAGAACTCAGCGTAAACACCTTGCTGAGATAGCCAATGACTTAGGTCTACAAGAAGTACAGCTGCTCAATGCGCCGCCATGGTCAGCAGCTTTAACCATTCAGCTGATGCTAGTGAACAAGCTAGGTTATGCATCCGACCAAGGCGTCGACATGCACTTGATTAACCTAGCTGATAAACAGCAAGTGCCGGTACGGCCTTTGGAAAGTGTGCAGTTTCAGTTGGATTTAATCGCGGGACAAAAAGATGGCGGTAAAGAGTTTCTGCTCTCTTCTATTGAAGAATATGACGGTGGCGACAAACTAGTACAGTGCTTAATCGACAGCTGGAAGAGCGGTGACGGCAGAACATTAGAAGAAGCATCCATGAGTGAACAATCAAGTGATGAGTTTAATCAAGCTTTCTTGTACGACCGTAACCGAGATTGGGCTGAGAAATTAGATTCTGGCAGAATGCTACCGAAGAAGTCAGGCCAATACACAATTGTTGTCGGCAGCTTGCATTTAGTCGGCAAAGACAACCTCGTTGAGCTGCTCGAAGAACGTGGTTTTACTGTTGAGCCTCTCGGCAATACACACAAAGCCCACTGCGATATCTAA